One genomic segment of Osmia bicornis bicornis chromosome 16, iOsmBic2.1, whole genome shotgun sequence includes these proteins:
- the LOC123988612 gene encoding uncharacterized protein LOC123988612, translating to MQTPARNRRALRSQLRRAVLAAVEVCREMIQEEIDDLEGNTHRPWVRQWISQRRVAGASAVLLPELSAENHQEYRNHLRLSPIQLEQLLTAVQPRIQRQYTLFRDPLLAREKLESTLYYLATGCSFRTIEQIFRIPKSTFSMLLPEVCDAIFIALKEFIKVPSGPAEWRQIAQGFHERWNFPGCCGAIDTTKPRQTQGHNFIIIEGQIP from the exons ATGCAAACACCAGCGAGAAATAGACGCGCATTGAGGAGCCAACTTAGAAGAGCTGTGCTGGCAGCAGTTGAAGTGTGCAGAGAAATGATCCAGGAGGAGATCGACGATCTCGAAGGAAACACCCACCGGCCGTGGGTGCGCCAGTGGATTTCCCAACGACGCGTTGCAGGGGCATCCGCCGTTCTGCTGCCAGAGTTATCAGCGGAAAATCACCAGGAATACAGAAATCATCTGCGCTTGTCACCGATTCAACTGGAGCAGCTTCTGACGGCGGTGCAGCCCAGGATACAAAGGCAGTACACCCTCTTTCGCGATCCGTTGCTTGCCCGCGAAAAATTAGAATCTACATTATACTATTTAGCTACGGGGTGCAGCTTTAGAACAATAGAGCAGATATTCCGGATACCTAAATCAACTTTTTCAATGCTGCTCCCCGAAGTTTGCGATGCAATTTTCATCGCGCTCAAGGAGTTCATAAAG GTTCCGAGTGGTCCCGCCGAGTGGAGGCAGATCGCCCAAGGATTCCACGAGCGATGGAATTTCCCGGGGTGCTGTGGAGCCATCGACACAACCAAGCCCCGCCAAACTCAGGGacacaattttataattatcgaGGGACAAATTCCATAG